From the genome of Flavobacteriales bacterium:
GTCGGTTCGGTGGAAGAGGCGTTGCAAGGCGCTCGCGACATCATGGCGGAATGGATGAATGAGAATGCTGCATTACGTTCGAGACTTCGACAGTTGTTCTTGAAGGAAGCAACGATCTCATCCAAAGGTGTAAAAGGAAAGGAAGAGGAAGGCGAGAAATTCCGTGATTATTTCAAGCATGAGGAACAGCTGAGACGCGTTCCATCGCATCGGTTTTTGGCGATGATGCGAGGAGAAAAAGAAGGATTCTTGCGCGTCTCCATTGCACCTACGGAAGAAAGTGCGTTGCAGATACTGGAACGCTTTTTTGTGAAAGGTCACACGGCAAGTTCGGACGAGGTTCGAACAGTGGCCAAAGACGCCTACAAACGGTTGCTGCAACCATCACTCGAAACGGAAATGCGCAGCACATTCAAAGAGCAATCGGACGAGCAGGCCATCAAGGTGTTTGCAGAAAATCTACGGCAATTATTGATGCTTCCGCCATTGGGCGAAAAACGTGTGCTGGCCATCGACCCTGGTTACAGAACGGGTTGCAAAGTGGTCTGTCTTTCGGCACAAGGCGACCTGCTGCACAACGAGAATATCTATCCGCATCCACCACGGAATGAGCGTTCGCAGGCCATTAAAAAGCTGTCAACGTTGGTGGAGCAGCACAAGATCGAGGCGATCGCCATCGGAAACGGAACGGCAAGCCGTGAAACGGAAGCATTGGTCAAAAGCATCCATTTCGACAGAAAAGTGCAGCTTTTTGTGGTGAATGAAGCGGGCGCTTTGGTGTATTCCGCCAGCAAAGTGGCGCGCGATGAGTTTCCGCAATATGACGTGACGGTGCGTGGAGCGGTGAGCATTGGTCGTAGGCTGATCGACCCATTGGCGGAATTGGTGAAGATCGACCCATCAGCAATTGGTGTTGGACAGTACCAGCATGATGTCGATCAAAAGATGCTGAAAACCTCGCTCGACCGTGTGACGGAAAGCTGTGTGAATCAGGTTGGCGTAAATCTCAACACAGCAAGTCAATATTTGCTGAATCAGGTGTCTGGACTTGGGCCGCAATTAGCGGAGAACATTCTCGAATACCGAAAGCAGAATGGTCCGTTTTCATCGCGTGAGCAACTAAAAGAAGTTCCCCGATTAGGTGCCAAAGCATTTGAACAGGCCGCAGGGTTCTTGCGGATCTCTGACGGGAAAAATCCATTGGACAATTCAGCCGTTCACCCAGAAAGCTATTCCATTGTAAAGCGAATGGCCAAAGACCTGAAGGTTTCGGTGGATGAGTTGCTTGGAAATGAGGAATTGGTCAACGCGATCAACCTCTCCAATTACGTTACTGCCGAGGTCGGTCTGCCAACGCTGGAAGACATCAAAGAAGAGTTGCTAAAACCCGGTCGCGACCCAAGACGCATCATCAAATTATTTGAGTTTGATGAGAACATCAAATCCATCAACGACCTCATTCCGGGAATGGAATTGCCCGGAATAGTCACGAACATCACCGCATTCGGAGCGTTCGTGGACGTGGGCGCGAAGCAGGACGGTCTGGTGCATATTTCGCAATTGGCAGATGGTTTTGTGAAGAATCCGACCGATGTGGTTTCTGTACATCAGCACGTGAAAGTGCGTGTGTTGGATGTAGATGTTCCGCGAAAGCGCATTTCCCTCTCCATGAAAGGCCTTAACGGATAAGCGTCACTGTTCCGAGCTTCTTGTACTGTCGGTCGCGATAATCTTTGTAAAGAATCTGGTAAACGTACAGTCCCGACTTTACCTCTCGACCTGTTTTCATATCCGTTCCATTCCAACCTTCGGTAATATCATTGGTGTAGAAAAGCTCTTTGCCCCAACGGTCGAAAATGCGGAAATCGAACCAGAAGATGTCTTTTCCATAGGCGT
Proteins encoded in this window:
- a CDS encoding S1 RNA-binding domain-containing protein, whose product is MQKRIAAEVGCCPEQVASTLKLLEGGATVPFISRYRKEATGGLDEVQIGNIKDLHERLLELEKRRETILASLKEQDVLTRELREKVEAAATLQELEDLYLPYRPKRKTRATKAKELGLEPLAKILMAQNERFPETAAARFVKGEVGSVEEALQGARDIMAEWMNENAALRSRLRQLFLKEATISSKGVKGKEEEGEKFRDYFKHEEQLRRVPSHRFLAMMRGEKEGFLRVSIAPTEESALQILERFFVKGHTASSDEVRTVAKDAYKRLLQPSLETEMRSTFKEQSDEQAIKVFAENLRQLLMLPPLGEKRVLAIDPGYRTGCKVVCLSAQGDLLHNENIYPHPPRNERSQAIKKLSTLVEQHKIEAIAIGNGTASRETEALVKSIHFDRKVQLFVVNEAGALVYSASKVARDEFPQYDVTVRGAVSIGRRLIDPLAELVKIDPSAIGVGQYQHDVDQKMLKTSLDRVTESCVNQVGVNLNTASQYLLNQVSGLGPQLAENILEYRKQNGPFSSREQLKEVPRLGAKAFEQAAGFLRISDGKNPLDNSAVHPESYSIVKRMAKDLKVSVDELLGNEELVNAINLSNYVTAEVGLPTLEDIKEELLKPGRDPRRIIKLFEFDENIKSINDLIPGMELPGIVTNITAFGAFVDVGAKQDGLVHISQLADGFVKNPTDVVSVHQHVKVRVLDVDVPRKRISLSMKGLNG